The DNA sequence GCATTGTGCTGCCGCTGGCAGCGCCGGCCCTGGTGATCACCGCTCTGTTTTCCTTCATGACCGCCTGGAGCGAGTATCTGGTCGCTGCCGTGCTCATTCAGGACAAAACCATGTTTACGCTGCCGCTGGGGCTGAAAATGTTCCAGTCTAATATGGAAGTGGCGTGGGGATTGTATTCGGCCGGTGCGGTGGTTGTGAGTCTTCCGGTCGTACTGCTTTTTTTATTCCTCAGCCGCTGGCTTGTTTCGGGTCTCACATTGGGAAGCGTCAAGGGGTGATGACGCTTGAGCGGATTCGGTCCCATGCGCCCGCACAATGAGTCAATCAGCACGCGTTCGGCTACTTTCTGCTTGTTTTTACCAGCTGATTTAGCTAATATGAATACGTCAAATTGAGCAAAGAGGGCGTCAAGCATGGACCCGCTGCTGATGAGGGGAAATGCAGGGGTGGATCTCGCCTTCATGATCCCTTGAAACAAGGATGGAATACTTCTTTGTTTAATCCTGGGATTTATTATACTTCCTATCTGTTCCCGCTTCCGCGAGATTCGAATGAACACGTGCGACCACGCTCTCTGACCGAGCCTGAGTATAGCCATCGATGTTTGCCTCGTTTCTAAATTGCGGAGACCTTCTATGAGACGCTTGCTGAACCGGATTCCTCTGATGTTCTTCCTTTGCGCCCTGCACCCTCTAGCCCTGCCGGCCGGAACCACCGGCAAAATAGCCGGACAGGTGATCGATGCCGCCAGCAAAGAGGCTTTGCCGGGCGCGAACATTGTCATCGAGGGAACCATGATGGGCGCGGTAACGGATATCGACGGCCATTATGTGATTCTCAATCTTCCCCCCGGCGCCTACGTCGTGACGGCCAAGATGATCGGTTACACTGCTATGCGCATGGAAAACGTCAATGTCTCAATCGATCTGACAACGACTTTGGACTTTAAGCTCTCCAGCACGGTGCTGAATCTCGGCGAATCGATCACGGTGCTGGCGGAGCGGCCGATGGTGGTCAAGGACCAAACAGCGACTACCGCGGTGATGGGCGCCGAAAACATTCAAGCCCTGCCGGTCACCGAGATCGCCGAAGCCATCGAACTGCAGGCCGGTCTCATCAAAGACGCAGGCGGCGGTCTGCACATACGAGGAGGCCGCAGCGGTGAAATGAGCTATTGGATCGACGGGATCCCGGTCACTGATGTCTATGACGGCTCCAGCGTAGTGGATGTCAACAAAAACATGGTGCAGGAACTACAGGTTGTATCCGGAGCCTTTAACGCGGAATACGGACAGGCCATGTCCGGCATCGTCAACATCGCCACCAAAGAAGGCAGCAATAAATGGGGCGGCAGCCTCAGCACGTATTTTGGCGATTTTCTCAGCAATCACGACGATATATTTATGAACATAAAGGATATCAATCCGGCCGCGATCCGCAACATTGACGCGAGCATCCAGGGCCCGCTGAAAAAGGACAAG is a window from the bacterium genome containing:
- a CDS encoding TonB-dependent receptor plug domain-containing protein, giving the protein MRRLLNRIPLMFFLCALHPLALPAGTTGKIAGQVIDAASKEALPGANIVIEGTMMGAVTDIDGHYVILNLPPGAYVVTAKMIGYTAMRMENVNVSIDLTTTLDFKLSSTVLNLGESITVLAERPMVVKDQTATTAVMGAENIQALPVTEIAEAIELQAGLIKDAGGGLHIRGGRSGEMSYWIDGIPVTDVYDGSSVVDVNKNMVQELQVVSGAFNAEYGQAMSGIVNIATKEGSNKWGGSLSTYFGDFLSNHDDIFMNIKDINPAAIRNIDASIQGPLKKDKLFVYLNSRAIHFDGYHYGQRRYTPGAVTMLAEGIPGAYLRQYMPEYLPLAREGRNDTYGIPYVLGSNVHADSLIVAQNLPQNFMGNADSLFAVLYQQYRHAHQGGRGDDAYVAMNWNRKYYAQGKLIYKLTPNFKIAYNLIYDDIHYQDYNRDYKYNPDGQAQQFRIGQTHIAQVTHTLSQRTFYTMGISYFSKEYRRHTYEDAHDARYVHPDLSIQNPFSFKS